One Drosophila subpulchrella strain 33 F10 #4 breed RU33 chromosome 2R, RU_Dsub_v1.1 Primary Assembly, whole genome shotgun sequence genomic window, TGTGCCCGCGGCAACATCTCCACCTGCGGCTGCGACGTGCGGCACaaggccacgcccactgccGGAGGAACGCCCGAGGAGCCCTGGAAGTGGGGCGGCTGTTCGGCGGACGTGGACTTCGGGATGCGGTACGCGCGCAGGTTCATGGATGCCCGCGAACTGGAGCGAGATGCCCGCACCCTAATGAATATCCACAACAATCGGGCAGGGAGAACGGTGCGTATGATCAACACTTacttaatattatatataatattatattatatattttattatataaataatcttTTAGCTGGTCAAGAAGATGCTGCGCACGGACTGCAAGTGCCATGGCGTGAGTGGCTCCTGCGTGATGAAGACCTGCTGGAAGAGCCTGCCGCCCTTTCGCCTGATCGGCGATAAGCTCATGCAGAAGTATCAAAAAGCCAAAACTGTTCAAGCCGTCAAAGGCAAACGTGGACTGAGATTAGTATTAAGCAGGTGagaaattataataaattaaaagaaaattttaaatggtatATATAAATCTGGAGTACAAATAAACAGCTACATCAATATCAAATGAGGAAAACATAATGTCTATATGACACCAACTTAAATTTCCACTAACTGATTGGATTTGTTTTATAAAGTCATGAGAACCTATATGTAAGACCCCTATGTAAAACCCTTTAAGTGGCTTAGCGTACAAAATTCGTTTGAGAAActctttgttttgtttgtttattgaaGAGATAATAGTCACTTCAGAATGGCTAATATGCTTTACAAAGTCATGTTAAAgttatataaatttaacaCTACGAAATTTTATTAGTCTCAGTCATGTGGATTTCGATGTCAGAATATCAAAttacttgaaataaaatatcaaagatagctACCCCCTTTTCATATAACcagtaaaaaaattttaaacgaAAAAATTTCTATGCCTTCAACGTTTATGTCAGTCCTAGATAAATTTGAATTAAAAGTTTGATCGTGTATCCTTGTCCTTAGTTTCAAGTGGATAGCTTTATGtatatacaaatagaatatacatttacaaattttacTAGTTTgcttttagttttttaaataacttcAGTCActttatgaaaatataaatacaaaaggGTTTAGTAATCTGCAGCTATGCCTTGCAGTATGAAATGCTTATATACACAGAACAAATTATTCGACGTTTTAGGTGTCAGTATAGggtcaaaacattttaaaaagtaaactaAGCATGATAGATAGCAtgagtaaaaaaaatttgtgtaaaacattttactttttaaaacgTTTCAGCCCTGTTCTTGCACCTAAAACGTTTGctagttttctctgtgtagaaTAACCACTTAACCCCATCTCATCATCATGCTCTTCCAGAAAGAAGCATGCCGGTACCGCTCGTGCCCAGAAACCGGTCCTCGATTGGCCGAAGCGAATGGAGCTGATCTACCTGGAGGCGTCGCCCAACTACTGCGAGCGGAGTCTGCAGACGGGCAGCCAGGGCACCGCCGGCCGCGTCTGCCAGCGGACCGGCCACGGCCCCCAGAGCTGCGACCTGCTCTGCTGTGGGCGTGGCCACAACACCCAGCACATCCGGCGGACGAAGCAGTGCCGCTGCCAGTTCCGCTGGTGCTGCGAGGTCAGGTGCGACGAGTGCGACGAGAGCTACGAGGAGTTCACCTGTAAATAGACGGAGGAGCAGGACCAGAACGCAGCTAGTACTAGGGCTATGTCATAGAAAATGCGTTAATTAAGTATTATGAGAAATGTATTACACCCACAGACACGCACCACGCCACCATACAAACACATTCCAGAATAAATACAACAAGTTAACATTCACAAAGAGGGCTTCATTTATTAAATTGGGGGTTAAAATGCGGATATGACCATTATTAGAAGGCTTTTAGTTAAAGCAATTCGTCAACTGGGAGGCTTTAAGGAAAGATTGACTGTCTTACACACAAACAATTTTGACCATCAAAGTTTTAGTGTATAAATATCTTATAACGTATGGGAGTTATCAGCACTTTTAGTATATTCACCACTTTTATCAAACTGTTTAAggaatgaaaatatttttcagcTTACAAAATAGGAATTTCGTAAATTTGATCTTAGGAGCTGCCTAAACATTATAATCTATACCAGTCAAATTGTTATTTTCATGAATATCAATGTTATTTTTAGTATAacatattcatttatttaacgtTGATCAGCCAACCTAATGGCTATAAAACGATGTATACGAAGATAAAAGAATATTATTGTTGTCCTTTGAACTAGTGGTATCAACTTTCTGCTACTTAAatgtttgatatttattttcgttCATTTCAATAATTTCAGTATTTCTTAATGTCAATTTGACTTTAAAGCTTTTTTctgttcaaattaattttgaaatatttatcaatCATCTTTACAATGCTACTAAGCATGTTACTAAATGTAGATATACTTTACTTTCACAAATATCCTTCAAAAGCTTTTATACAGCATCAAAAAACTGAAAGGTAAAAacgtattattattacaaatgCTAACTTAATCTCTACCAACTATtcccaaaaaatataatatacatttttaagcctagcttttttaaaaaaatatagttatAGATAGTTATAAAAATGCTTAGGTTTGGTTTCAATATAGATATTGTTATAGATAGTTATAAAAATGCTTATGTTTGGTTTCAATTAATCCTAGCATGTGTTAAGAAAAGGTTTTCATTTTGACTTTTAGGCTAGGcttatgtaaataaaataaatgataaaTACCTTAGTAACCtgtatttagaaaaatattataatataatacttATTTTTCTTCGCCATAGCTTGTCAATATTTCATAATATGTAGCTcactttatatttattatttattattataatataatatttatttttcttcgcCATAGCTTGtgattatttca contains:
- the LOC119551898 gene encoding protein Wnt-2 isoform X1 gives rise to the protein MWKIHNKLLIYILWIMEIRLVSSFTSAMLCGRIPGLTPGQRNMCREMPDALIALGEGHQLGAQECQHQFRGHRWNCSEVWQRNVFAHVIPTASREAAYTYAIASAGAAYAVTAACARGNISTCGCDVRHKATPTAGGTPEEPWKWGGCSADVDFGMRYARRFMDARELERDARTLMNIHNNRAGRTLVKKMLRTDCKCHGVSGSCVMKTCWKSLPPFRLIGDKLMQKYQKAKTVQAVKGKRGLRLVLSRKKHAGTARAQKPVLDWPKRMELIYLEASPNYCERSLQTGSQGTAGRVCQRTGHGPQSCDLLCCGRGHNTQHIRRTKQCRCQFRWCCEVRCDECDESYEEFTCK
- the LOC119551898 gene encoding protein Wnt-2 isoform X2, with the translated sequence MLCGRIPGLTPGQRNMCREMPDALIALGEGHQLGAQECQHQFRGHRWNCSEVWQRNVFAHVIPTASREAAYTYAIASAGAAYAVTAACARGNISTCGCDVRHKATPTAGGTPEEPWKWGGCSADVDFGMRYARRFMDARELERDARTLMNIHNNRAGRTLVKKMLRTDCKCHGVSGSCVMKTCWKSLPPFRLIGDKLMQKYQKAKTVQAVKGKRGLRLVLSRKKHAGTARAQKPVLDWPKRMELIYLEASPNYCERSLQTGSQGTAGRVCQRTGHGPQSCDLLCCGRGHNTQHIRRTKQCRCQFRWCCEVRCDECDESYEEFTCK